TATTTAGGTGTAACCATAAATTTAACTAACATCATTTACCCAACAATGAAAGAACGATATATTGATGTTATGAATAGAATTGATGAAGAAATTGACGATAAGAAGTAAACGAAAAATAACAAAAGTACAATAAAGAACTTAGGTACAACATCAGTAAAATTTCATTAAATTATATATTGAAATAAGTTTACAGCTATCTTTATACTTTTTAACACCATATTTTGTGATGAAACATTTGAGTAATGAGTAAAACATTTAAAATAGTATTAGCAATACTAGTACTGATTTCGGGTTGGTTTATGATTGGAATAGGGTATACCACAAAAATGGGTCATCCAACAAGTACATTTTTATTTCTCTTTGGAATGGCGTGCTTTTTTATTGGATGTATAGGGTTACTAAGAGTACTCAAAGCGACTAAAAAATCTTAAGTAAAAAATGAAATTTTATAAACCTCTATTTTCCATAATTGTAATTCTTGTACAATTGATTTTATCTCTAATAGATCATTTTCAACATCTTGAATGGATTAAAGAGAAGGAAATAACTGATCCAGGTTTTTTAGATTTGATTTCTTACAGCGTTTCTTACGATTCTTTGTTTCTATTCGTGTTAATAATTGGAATTTTTGAAATGCTAACAAAACCAAGTTGGTTTAAAACGGCAATCCGAATGTTATTAATTTGTATTGTGCTAGGAACACAATTTTCTGGATTAATACCAATAAAAGATTTTTATTTTGGAGTATATAATACTGCTTGGTTCTCGGCTGTTGCTGCTTTTATATTACTACTCTGGAAAATTGTAAAATATGCTGATGAAAAAGGGACTATAATTTAATAAAACAGCAGGTACGATCATTAATAATTAATTTATTGGATTTAAGAGATCCTTGTTCAACAGTTTGACCATCCCTTCTTCAAGAATAAATTGAATCTATTTTAGTTCCCTTTTAAAAATAAAATGTAACATTTTTTGAGTTCCGCATCTAAAGAGAAATCAAAACTTAGAAACAATGAAAAATGTTATTGTATTATTAGTATTCTGTGTATTTACTTTATCAATTTACGCAACCAACGAAAATGAACCTATCCATATAGAAGTTATTGGAAAAGGTAACCCTATAGTGTTAATTCCTGGTTTTACCGTTCCTGGAGAGATTTGGAATCCACTAGTAAAAGAGTTAGAAAAGAATTACGAATGCCACATCGTTACGTTAGCGGGTTTTGGAGGAAAAGAACCTATTGAATTTCCTTGGTTGCCAAAAGTAAACGAGGCCATTAAAAACTATATCGTAAACAATAATTTACAAAATGCGACTATAATTGGTCACAGTTTAGGAGGTACTATTGCCACTTGGCTTGCGAGTAATGATGATTTGAAACTTTCAAAAATTGTATTGATTGATGCTCTACCAGCTTCTGGTGCATTAATGATTCCTGATTACAATGCTGAAAACTTGGTTTATGAAAACCCCTATAATGATCAGCAATTAGCCATGAGCGATAAAGAATTTGAACAAGTTGCAGTAGCGATGTCAAAAGGTATGAGTACCAATGCATCAGCACAAGAAAGAATTAAAAATTGGATACTCGAAGCTGACCGAAAAACATATGTTTATGGATATACCGATTATCTTAAATTAGACCTTCGAGAAGATTTAAAAAAGATATCGATTCCTGTTACCATAATTGCAGCATCAAAACCTTATGGAAAAGAAATGGTTACACAAACTTTTAAAAGTCAATACGAAAATTTAAAAAAATATGATTTTATTGTAGCTGATGACAGTGCCCATTTTATTATGTTAGACAAACCGAAATGGTTTTTAAGTCAACTACAAACGATTTTATCATCAAAGAATGAATAGAGAACAAGAGTTTACCGGTATTTATAATTCATATGCTTCTAAAGTCCATAGATTGTGCTTAGGCTATGCGTCTGGTAATAATGAGCTTGCAAAAGAATGGCTTCAAGAAACTTTTATTAAGGTTTGGAAACATAGCAATTCATTTAAAGGGAAGTCGTCAATTGACACTTGGATTTATAGAATAGCCGTAAATGTATGTTTAGGAGATTTACGTAAATCCAAAAAAAACGTGACTATAAATGAAGACGTATTAACAACTAGTAGTGCTGATGATACTGATGATGCTACTGTTGAAACAGAAAAGAATATCAAAAAAATGTATCAGTGTATTGATCAACTAAACGAGCAAAATAGAGCACTGATATTATTAGAACTAGAAAACATACCACAAGCTACTATTGCAGATACCGTAGGTTTAGCACACGGAACATTACGAACACGATTGAGTCGTATTCGGAAATCACTTTTAAAATGTATTACAAATGGAAAATGATAATTTAGATAAGTTATGGGGGAGTCAAGGTAATGATATCTCAGCCTATAGTGCTAAAGACATAATTACAAAAGCAAAGAAACAACGCAACAGCCAATATATCAGTATCATTGTGATGTCTGTTACCGCAGTGGTTTTAATGGTCTATGCTTTTTATTTCGCATTCAATCAATGGAACACCTTTAATCTAGGACTTTTACTTATGATTTCTAGTCTTACATTTCGAATTGTCTTAGAGTTTTATACGGTATATCGTAAAGAAAAACAACTTATTTCAATGGCTCAAAAACCGTACTACGCCTATCTGAAAAGGTATTATAAAATTCGATTACTCATAAATTATGTGGTTACACCTGTTTGTATTGCAATTTACATCATTGGATTTTATTTGCTATTACCTTACTTTAAGGAATACTTTTCCAAAGGATTCTATACCTACATCCTAATTTCAGGTGTTATTTCTCTTCTTGGTGTTATCGCCTTAATAATATACGGTACCATCAAAGAACAACGTTTTTTAAAACAATTGAATAAAGGATAAAAAAATGGCTTGGTTTTACAGTACTTACTAATTTCGAAGTGTTACGTCTCATGTTCAGTGACTTAGAAGTTTTATTTGCGATTTATTTACTAACTTAGTTGCGGAACCACGTAACACGAGCGAAGCAAACTTTAAGACAAAAACGATGAGAAAACAAACGTTAATAAATTTAATTGCTGTTGTCATATGTTTTTTGACAACACAAATGAAAGCACAAGAATCTTGGATTGACGAATCTATTCATGACGGATTAATAGAATTGGACACAGAATATTCGTTTAAGACGTTGGTTTCAAATGATTCCATAAAGAACACCACCGAGACGCTTAAAAACATCAATAATGCAAAACTTTATTTTGACAAAATTTTTCAAACTGATTTGGAATTTGCTGTTATGTTTATTGAAAACAAAGAATGGAATACCTATGCCTATTTTCCACCGCCAGGGTTGCCTCAAGCAGGAAACGGTAATGTAATTCTAGGGTTGGACAAATCGATTGTTTCAATAGAAGTAGAAAAAATGATTCACCAATTACCAGTACAATATTTAAGTAAATTAAAGTCTGTTTACGGAGAAAAAATAGATTTAGATCTCTTTTATCGTGAGACATTATCAATTCACGAACTCGCACATCTCTATCATTTTAAAGAAGGTACTGAACCTCAAAGAAAGTGGCTTCAAGAAGTATTCGCTACAATGAGTATGTATGCTTTTATAAAGAACAAGTGCAATTCTTGTTATGATTTAATGAATACCTATCCTGAATTTACAATACAATCAGGAGACAAAATGGCTGAATTTAAAACACTCAAGGATTTTGAAGAAAAATATGTTCAAAAATTATCACCACAAAACTACGAATGGTTTCAAATGCAATTCTATAAAAATGCTAAATCAATACTAGATTTAAAAGGCGATGGTATTGTAACGAAACTTCGAAACTTTTTAATTGAAACAGATTTGAGCAAAACGGATAAGCTTTCTGACACGGAACTAAAAACTCGTTTGGAAAAAGAAGTTGGGAAAGAAATAGCTAATATCTTGAATAATTGGAATTATAAATAACAGTGGTCCATAAAAGTAGGGTTATACTCAATTACTTGGTTTTAGACTACTTAAGAGTCTATAATTGTCGGACTAGCGTTCCATGACTTTCGGGTTTTTTAGGTTTTATTTACTAAATTAGTTGCTGAAACAATACAACTAATTAGAAACAAGCAAGTTGTACAACATTTAAAAAAAACGAAAATATGAGTTTTAGAATATATGCTCTTGATGACAAAAAGTTTAGTCAACTTTTCGAATTATCCGATTTTGAACTTGAAAAAATCGGTGGAAAAAGAATGACTGTTGATGAAAATCCGGGTTTTCCTTGTAGAGTTAGTTTAGAAGACGCAGCAATAGGAGAAGAAATTATACTAATTCCCTATGATTTTCATAATACCATCGGTCCATATCAAGCGAAAGGACCCATATTTATTCGTAGAAATATAAAAACTAAAAAATTAGCTAAAAATGAAATTCCAAAAATGTTGAATCATAGATTACTCTCATTTCGAGGGTATGATAAAAACGGAATTATGAAATCTGCTATAACAGAAAAAGGAGACAAAACGAAAGAAATTATTGAAAAAGTATTTGATAATGACGAAATAGAATACATTCATATTCATAATGCGAGTCCTGGCTGCTATAATTGTGAAGTAAAAAGAATATAAAAATGAACAGTACGCATTAGTTTTTACGATAAATTTGATATGACATTTCCAGCAAAATAAGCAAGCTGAATATCGAATTCTTAATCTTTAAAACGCTGAATAGGGAATCGAAATCTAATGAAAAAGGATCCCATTATTTTAGAAAAAAACAAAAATATAAAATGCAAACAACAGAAAATAAGTATTGAAAATTATTCAAAGACCCTACCGAGGTCTGTAATCTTAACTATATAGATATGAAAAATAATCATTTTAAACTTTTCGGAAAATTGAATAGCCTATTCTTTTTATTGAGTCTCTTTTTATTTATCAATTGTCAAACCAAAGTAAGTATAAAAAAAGAGGTTAAAACGTCTAATGAGGAGCTAGAAGCATTGATTAAGGCCCAAGTTGATAGTCTTTATAAGGTGTATACAAAATTTTATTATGACTGGATAAATTTTTACGAAGATAAATTTACTGGTGTTTATCCAGAAACTCCAATAGAGATAATCACTAAAGATTCATTAAAGTCACAATGGAAACGTATTTACGATAAATACGATGTAAAATTAATTAGTCGTGGAGAACCTTCAGTTATCGTTTCGGAAGATATGGCAATTTCTCACAATAGTTTCAACGAAATTTTTATAAATAAAAAAACGAACGATACTATTAAAAATGTAGGTACTTATATTATTGCTTGGAAAAGACAATCTAATGATTCTTGGAAAATTGTTTTTGAAACATTACATAATAATTAGTACCTTTTAAAAACAACGGTTGTAAAAAAAGGTCATTATAAGTCAAATTACAAAACAATCTATTTCAGTTTACTTTTCGCATAAAAATCAGGTTTTTATTTATTAAATTAGGTGCTTAAACTATCCAACACATGAGTGAAGCATACAAAATACAAGACCATTACTCAACATTTGGATAATCAAGATAAGACATAACATTTGATGTACTCAATTTCTAATAAATTAGGCTTATTTTTTTTATTAATCTTTTTAATTCAATCCAATAAAATTGAAGGTCAAGAAGCTGAATTTATTTACGGTAAATTAATGAATTCTGTAGATAAAACTCCCATACCCTTTGCAACCATACTAATTAAAAATAAAGCTAAAGGATTAATATCGAACATAGATGGAGGATTTAAAGTACCTTCTAAATTTCAAAAATCAGGAGACACTTTGGTAATATCTTCAATCGGATATTCCTCAAAGGAAATACCATTACTAAGCCTCGATAAGAACTTAATTAATCCAATTACTTTAATTGAAATAATAGAAAGATTAGATGAAGTAGTGCTAATATCTTATAAGAAAAGAAGTAGTGCGAAAGAAATTGTTCAAATTGCATTAGATAAAATTCCTGAAAATTATCCTTTCATTCCATTTTCCTACGTGGGCTATTATAGAGATTATCAAATGAAAGAAGGGAAGTATTTAAATCTAAATGAAGCTTTGATGCAAGTTTTTGATTCTGGCTTTGGTGTTAACGATTTAAATGAAACTAAAACAAGAATATATCAGTATAAAAACAACCCATTCTTTCCAACTGATACCATTGCTGCCAAGCCTTATGATTATTCGAACAGAAGGAAAGTCATTTCTAATGCCACTATAAGTGCACCAGGAGGTAATGAGTTCACTATTCTTAGATTAAGTGATGCTCTTCGCAACTATAATTTAAATAGTTATGATTTTGTAAATCGTTTAGATGTAAACTTTGTTATAAATCATGAATTTAATCTACTACCTGATACCTTTATTGATAACATCCCTCTTTATTCCATAGATATTTATAAAACGTTAGGCAACATTAGTGTTTCGGGTAAAATTTTTATTAGCAAAAGTGATTTTAAAATTTACAAAATACAATATGCGGTTTATGATAAGAAAAAATCAGTAGGATCTCGAAAGAAATTACAAACAGATTCTAACCTATCAAAAACAAAGGATAAAAATCTTGAAAAATTACTTTATGATATCACATTAGAATATCAATTACATAAAGGAATAATGTATCCTAATTATATTTCTTTTAAGAATTCATTTGAAAGCTTACAACCTCCAAAATTTTTTCCACTTGATGCGAAAATCAATTATACAAACCGTAAAAAACTTACTTATAATAGTATTGAACTAGCTTTTAATAATACGCCATTATTAAAAGATGCCATGAAGAAAGGAAATTATAAAATATCTTATAACGATAAAAAATTAAAAATTGATCGTATTGAAGTTAAAAATAATATAGTGTTATTATATCTGAATAAAGAAATGGTTTTTGACTCTATAAAAATGCAATCATCAAGCGAATCTGTCTATGAAGATGTAATGGTAAAAACCAAAAACATAAAGGACATTTATGGCAATGTAATGCACCAACAAGAATATGGAAGTTATAATCAATATAGAGAGTTTTTTGTTCAAGAACTTAAAGTAAATGCTGAAAAACCATTGGACACTTTGTATATGCTTAAGACTGAACCCATTTTTAAAAACCAACCTATTGCTCCCTTTAAGAATCTTTCAGATTACTGGATGAATACGCCTCTAAAAAATTAAAGCGTAGATGAAAACGTTTGGTAACATCATGTAAAATTGATTGCATGGCACGAGCCTACTTGTAAAATCCTCCACAAGCAGGTATGAAAGGCCTAATTTGCTTAGCGTTTGGTTTATATTAACTAAATTAGTTGCTGAACCAAGCAACCAAATAAATACACATACGTTACCTATTATCACAGAAAAACGAACATACCGATGAATACCTATGAATGATATATATGTTATTACAGCACTGCTTATTATCTTGATAAGCCATTTGGTAGCCATTACTATCGTGTATAAAAAGCGAAAAACAACTTTAATAATACCGTATTTAAATGCTGTAATTGTGATAGGTATATTTATTTTTTGGATACTAAATAGCATGAATATAAAACAACATAACTTCGAGTTGAGAGCATTGTTTGGAATAGGGATGGAAGCTTGTATTTTAATAGTTGCTCTTTACGCCATTAAGGGGTTTTACAAAAAAACATATGTAAAAGTTATCAATTATATTGGCTTTGCAATTCATTTGTTGGCTACAACAGGAATGCTTTATTATATAACGACATTTAAATTTGATAGACTTTTTTAACAATAATTAGGCTGGTCAATTAAAAAATAATTTTAGTATTTTTTAGCATTGACGCTATTATTTAAATGAACTACATTAGTTGTTTAACATGGTAACTATTTTCTAGGATCATTATTTTTATCCTTTAAGTAAATGAAAACAATATGAACCAACAAACAATTTATAAAATTTTCATTTTCATACTTTTCTTTACTTCGTATGGATGTAACCAAACACCCCGAAGTAAACGATAGCTACCCCTCGCAAAAATTGATTCCGTTAAAAGACCAAAAATTGAAGCGAAAACAAAAACCATTATAGATAGGTACTACTATTTTTTCTGCACAATGGATAGGAATATACCGATCAAGGAATAACGGGAATAGTTGGAGTAGGCTAGAAGGACTTCCAGATTCCACAGCTTTTTCAACACTTGAAATTACTGATTATGGAATTATAGCAGGCATTTCAATTCGATAAAACAGTGGATATCGAGGATAGACTTTATATACATCTAGAATTAAAACAAGTACTTAATTTTGACAATCATTTGCTCCCCAGCTATCTAAACTTCTAAGGATTTTTTCAAGTGATTTTCCTCTCGTACTTAATTTGTACTCCACTCTAGGAGGAACTACAGGGAAAATTTTCCTAGAAATAAGCCCATCTTTTTCTAACTCTCTTACAGTTTGAGTAAACATTTTATTTGAAATACCTATAATTTTCTTTTGCAATATGCCAGATCGCTGTGCACCTTCTAACAAATGAAATAGAATTAAAGGTTTCCATTTGGTTCCAATTAAATGCATGGTGTAATTTAAAGGGCAACTTATTTTTTTATTCAAAATTATCGATTTAATATTCTGATATTCCGTATTTTACACTATTTAGTAACTATGCCACTTTTGGGTAAGTTATTGCTCATATGGCAAATATAAATTAATTTCGCAATCTAAATTAAATTCTATGACGACGATTAAAAATTATCCAAAATCTTTTTCACATATTGGAATTACTGTTCCCGATATACATAAAGCAGTAAAATTCTATTCAGAAGTAATGGGATGGTATATAATTATGGAACCATCTAAGGTTACAAAAGAAAAAGAAACAGCAATTGGTCAAATGTGTATTGATGTTTTCGGAGAGGACTGGACTGAATTTGAAATTGCTCATTTAGCAACGTCAGATGGTATTGGTATTGAATTATTTTCCTTTCCAAATGGAATAAAAGAAGCACCTGAATTTAATCCTTTTAACACAGGTCTTTTTCATTTTTGTGTTCAAGATCCAAACATTGAAGAGCTCATTGATAAAATTGTTTCATATGGAGGTAAACAAAGAATGCCAATTAGAGCATACTATCCAAAAGATAAGCCCTTTAAAATGTGCTATGTTGAAGACCCATTCGGAATTGTTTTTGAAATCTATACCCATAGTTATGAATTGACCTATTCTTCAGGGGCGTATTCAAAATAGGGAATAGGGGATGAGCTACGTTTCAGTTGCACACAATGTCTCAGAAAATAGAAAAATCATTTAAAAGGCAGTCAAACCATAATACGATAAAACACGCTCTACATATTGTAAATAAACACTTAAAAATAAATAAGTAATTGAGTTTCCATGTATCTTTATTCTTTGAAATAATAAATAAGAAATAGTTGATTTCAGTGAAAAATGATTGAATCTGAAATCATATTTGAGTACAAATAAGCATGCCAAACTCAACTTTGAATTTATAATGGAATTATTTATACTTTATACTGGTTTTTTACTTGCGGCTTATGCCGTAATTGGAAATGACGTTATTCAAACATTAGGTACCTTTCTCTCTTCTAATAGCAAAACACATTGGTTATATCTATGGGCATTTGCGTCTACCATTTTATCAGCAACTTTAATTTATGGGTGGTATAGTTACGGAGGAGATGTATCTTACCAACGCTTAGATCAAGTCTCCCTTCCAGAAACGTTAATGTGGTGGCATTTATTAGCTCCTATTACCTTATTGGTAATAACACGGTTTGGAATACCGGTGAGTACTACATTTATGATTCTCAGTGTTTTTTCGAGCCAACAGATTATCGAAAAAATGATGCTAAAATCCGTTTATGGTTATGGTATTTCGGTCATTACAGCCTTTGTACTGTATTTATTAATTGCCCAGAGATTTGAATCGAAAAGCTCTATTGACAAGCTTAGAAAAACCAATCAAAAGCGATTTTGGATAATTGCTCAATGGGGTTCAACGGCATTTTTATGGTCGCAATGGCTCATTCAGGATTTTGCTAATATTTATGTTTTTCTACCAAGGAAACTATCACTAGTGGAGTTGCTTGGTTCTTTAGTTGTAATCTTGACCATTATGGCCTATATTTTTAAAAATAGAGGCGGTAAAATTCAAGAGATGGTGAATCAGAAAGTAAATACTAGAAACATCCGTTCTGCTACTATAATAGACCTGTGTTATGGAATAATTCTATTTGTATATGGAAACTATAACTCAATTCCAATGAGTACAACTTGGACTTTTATTGGTATTCTTGCTGGGCGTGAAATCGCAATAAATTACCTTCTAAATAAAGGGAAATTAAAAACTTCTTATAAACTCATTGCTAAAGATTTCGCAAAAGTAAGTATTGGCCTCGCCATTAGTATTTTTATTGTTTATTTGATTCAATTTATCAAAACAATCTAATAAATACTGCTGCAGTATTACTCGATTGTAAATGGAAAATTGACCAAAGAATCCAAAAGGAAAAATGGTTGTTAGTTTAAAAAGAATTGTAAAAAATGACGGAACACCTTACTTCCGTTCTTGAAAAGACTGTATTGCCGCTTCAACACAACGTTCGCCATCCATAGCTGCAGAAACAATTCCACCAGCATAACCACCACCTTCACCACAAGGAAATAAGCCCTCTATTTGTGGATGCTCTAAATTTTCGTTTCTAGGAATTTTAACAGGAGAAGACGTTCTAGATTCTACACCTACAACATTAGCTTCTTCGGTATAAAAACCTTTCATTTTTTCGCCAAAAACTTTAAATCCCGTACGTAATCTACTACCTATAATTTTAGGTAATAGTGAATGTAACGTCGCTGATTTTAATCCTGGTTGATAAGACGTTGAATTTAAATCTGAAGATAATTTGCCCGTTACAAAATCGGTCAATCGTTGTGCGGGTGCCGTTTGTGTCTTACCTCCTGCATTAAATGCTAACTTTTCTAAACTTTTTTGAAACTCTAAGCCTTTTAATTGGCCAAACTGATTAAAATTTGAAATGTCTTTCTCTACATCAATTTCTACAACAATACCTGAGTTTGCAAATTCATTATTTCGTTTTGAAGGAGACATGCCGTTGACTACAACTTCGCCCATGGCGGTTGCTGCAGGTACAATAAAGCCACCCGGACACATACAAAAAGAATACACACCACGGTCTTTTACCTGATGCACTAAACTATAAGGTGCGGCTGGTAAAAGTTCATCTCTTTTACCTTCGCAATGGTATTGAATAGAATCAATAATATGTTGTGGATGCTCTACACGAACCCCCATAGCAAATGATTTGGCTTCTATGGCAATATCTTTTTTATGTAATAAATAGTAAATATCTCTAGCAGAATGCCCTGTGGCCAAAATAACAGCTTGGGTATCCATTTCAATATCATTCTGTAGGCGAATGGCTTTTAGGCTGTTGTTTTTAATGACAAAATCAACAACGCGACTTTCAAAATGAATTTCTCCACCATGTTTTAAAATGACCTCTCTAATATTTTCTACTATTTTAGGTAGTTTGTTTGTACCTATATGCGGATGTGCATCAATAAGAATTTGCTCTGTAGCTCCATGAAATACAAATTGTTCAAATATGCGTCTTACATTTCCACGTTTTAAACTTCGGGTGTATAATTTACCATCAGAATAGGTACCAGCACCACCTTCACCAAAACAGTAATTTGAATCTTCATCTACAAAATGGTCTTGATTGATGGCTTTTAAATCGCGTCTTCGTTCTTGTACTTTTTTACCTCGTTCTAAAACAATAGGTTTATAACCTAATTCAATACAGCGTAAGGCGGCAAACATACCGGCGGGACCGAATCCGATTATGTGAATGGGCTTTGCATTGGCAACATCTTTATAATGAAACGCTTTAATAGTAGGCTCAGGTGCAGGTTCATTGATATACACAGCAACCTTATAGTTGGTGATAATTGTGGGCTTACGAGCATCAATAGATTTTCTTAAAATTTTGACACTTTCAATATGCTTAACTGCAGTTGCTAATTGTTGAGCAGCCTTAATTTTAAGAATGTCTGCTATTTTTTCTTCTTTTAACTTTACCCGGAGCTGTATTTCTTTTACCATCACTGCAAAAGTAGTTAAATTCAGAACACAAAATCACGATTAGAATTTATGATTTTAGGAAGCATTATGAAAATACGATAGCGTAGTAAGTAATAATAATGAATAGAAATACCAATCCTAAGGCTAAAAACCGTAATGCTCTATTTACATTTTTAAATTTTAAGGCAGCAATTTTTGAATTGATATAGACTTGTTGTCCTAATTGATCAAACAATCGGTCTTCATCCTTGCTAATTTCATGAAACAATTTCGAGAATTGTTTAATGTCACCAAATTTGGTAATTACATCACCAAAAAAGAAAATATTTTTATCAAACTTCGTTTCAATTCTTGGCATAAAGCATCGAATACAGAAGTACACCGAAATAATAGTACATATAAGCCAAAGGCCTAAGAGAATATAAAGAAAGGTGTGGTACGAATCTGTACCTGAGACACTTGCGAAGCTTTTGTAGATAAAATTGAATAAAATTCCATAGAATGAAAGAATTAGACCTGCCTTAATTTCGGAGGCCTTAATTAAATTAAAAATATAATTGATGCTTCCCCAATAATGATCTACTAAATCATCTGTATGTTTGTTTTTAATTTGGGGTGGGTTTTGCTGTGCTTCCGGTATTTCCATATTCCTAAATTGTTTTTATTTCAATTGCGATACCTCGCGTTTGGACTACTTTATTTTTATGCCTTAAACCTTACATTTATTTTATTCCAATACTTCATAAATAGTTATTGCTTCCGATTTGTTTTTCACAGTAATACTGCCTAATGATTTACAAACAAATGACTCTTTAATGTGCTCGTGACAGGTTTCACAAATAATTATTTGATTTTCCTTGGCGGCATCTTGCAAACGAGCGGCGGTATTAACAGTATCTCCGATAACTGTATAATCTAATCTTTTTAAACTTACGGAGCCTATATTACCAGAAATCATCTCCCCACTTTTAATACCAATAGATACTTTAGGTTTAAACTTAATGGTATCTCCCATTTCAGGTAAATTATTTATTTTATTTCGTACCGCTAATGCAGCATCAATAGCTCTATCTAAATGATATTCACCTCTAAATACAGCCATAATAGCATCGCCAATAAATTTATCGATATACCCTTCTTGATTCATTATTTCTTTAACCATCTCGTCGAAATAAGAATTAATCATGGTAACTACGGTATCTGCAGGAGCATGTTCACTAATTTTTGTAAACCCACATATATCTATAAAAACGACGGTAGCTTCTATAGTTTCATTAGCCATAATCGTGTTTTCATACTCACGGCTTCCCATAAAATTAAGCACATTTTCGTCAACATACATTTTTAAGATGTTGTTTTCTTTAATAGCCTGAAGGGTTTCTTTGATGTGTTTCGCGTGTTTTATGGTTTTCTCCATAGTCAGCGTAAGGTCTTCAAAATTAATAGGCTTGGTAATAAAATCGAAAGCACCTCGGTTCATGGCAACACGTATGTTATCCATATCTCCATATGCAGAAACAATAACCGATTTAATGAGTGGACTAGATTCACTCAATTTGGTCAATAAAGTTAAGCCATCCATTTCGGGCATGTTAATATCGCTCAATACGATATCTGTA
The nucleotide sequence above comes from Aureibaculum algae. Encoded proteins:
- a CDS encoding adenylate/guanylate cyclase domain-containing response regulator, yielding MAKILVVDDEPDLETLIKQKFRKQIRQKEYEFLFAINGKDALEKLIAEPDTDIVLSDINMPEMDGLTLLTKLSESSPLIKSVIVSAYGDMDNIRVAMNRGAFDFITKPINFEDLTLTMEKTIKHAKHIKETLQAIKENNILKMYVDENVLNFMGSREYENTIMANETIEATVVFIDICGFTKISEHAPADTVVTMINSYFDEMVKEIMNQEGYIDKFIGDAIMAVFRGEYHLDRAIDAALAVRNKINNLPEMGDTIKFKPKVSIGIKSGEMISGNIGSVSLKRLDYTVIGDTVNTAARLQDAAKENQIIICETCHEHIKESFVCKSLGSITVKNKSEAITIYEVLE
- a CDS encoding NAD(P)/FAD-dependent oxidoreductase — encoded protein: MVKEIQLRVKLKEEKIADILKIKAAQQLATAVKHIESVKILRKSIDARKPTIITNYKVAVYINEPAPEPTIKAFHYKDVANAKPIHIIGFGPAGMFAALRCIELGYKPIVLERGKKVQERRRDLKAINQDHFVDEDSNYCFGEGGAGTYSDGKLYTRSLKRGNVRRIFEQFVFHGATEQILIDAHPHIGTNKLPKIVENIREVILKHGGEIHFESRVVDFVIKNNSLKAIRLQNDIEMDTQAVILATGHSARDIYYLLHKKDIAIEAKSFAMGVRVEHPQHIIDSIQYHCEGKRDELLPAAPYSLVHQVKDRGVYSFCMCPGGFIVPAATAMGEVVVNGMSPSKRNNEFANSGIVVEIDVEKDISNFNQFGQLKGLEFQKSLEKLAFNAGGKTQTAPAQRLTDFVTGKLSSDLNSTSYQPGLKSATLHSLLPKIIGSRLRTGFKVFGEKMKGFYTEEANVVGVESRTSSPVKIPRNENLEHPQIEGLFPCGEGGGYAGGIVSAAMDGERCVEAAIQSFQERK
- a CDS encoding Pycsar system effector family protein — protein: MEIPEAQQNPPQIKNKHTDDLVDHYWGSINYIFNLIKASEIKAGLILSFYGILFNFIYKSFASVSGTDSYHTFLYILLGLWLICTIISVYFCIRCFMPRIETKFDKNIFFFGDVITKFGDIKQFSKLFHEISKDEDRLFDQLGQQVYINSKIAALKFKNVNRALRFLALGLVFLFIIITYYAIVFS